In Phaeobacter inhibens DSM 16374, the following proteins share a genomic window:
- a CDS encoding TolC family protein produces the protein MQLGRPIGAVALLCCLSACMQSLPFAKPGEGTETDVSRRASSFAQPDAKNPSVVISNLMQRQSLLEDGSIYDVVAQSTISASARAAEAELTSAKLRAEAKSKNWLPTLGPSVSLTDLGDLVAGILIEQVLFDNGRRKAERAFAAADVEVAAVNLSIDMNERAETALSLYVSGLRGAEKAAVGTRALSRMYEFERIVLGRVEGGVSDRADLNVVQSKINGMRSAVATAKDATATATAELKAITGQSFAETPSRLHLASPPEAGTYLTVLKAEAEATRSVEQAKMERAGLLPQVSAAGNVTSDGSGAGLTLDLAQPFGLGTPAALKAIEASKEIAKRQVSEVEEDARRDYSRQMQRLASYRRQEAEAATLAQTSRETYRLFQAQFKAGQRSVMDVVSIYEEVVRREHAHIDAKYEVVLIQLALASDMGLLADGDRI, from the coding sequence ATGCAACTGGGACGACCCATTGGCGCGGTGGCACTGTTGTGCTGCCTGTCGGCCTGCATGCAGTCCCTGCCCTTTGCCAAGCCCGGCGAAGGCACCGAAACGGACGTCAGCCGTCGCGCCAGCAGCTTTGCCCAGCCGGATGCCAAGAACCCCTCGGTTGTGATCTCCAATCTGATGCAGCGTCAATCGCTGCTGGAGGACGGCAGCATCTATGACGTCGTGGCCCAGTCAACGATCTCCGCCTCTGCCCGCGCTGCAGAGGCAGAGCTGACCAGCGCCAAGCTGCGCGCCGAAGCCAAGTCCAAAAACTGGTTACCAACGCTCGGCCCCTCGGTCAGCCTGACGGATCTTGGGGATCTGGTGGCTGGGATCCTGATTGAGCAGGTGCTGTTCGACAACGGCCGCCGCAAGGCCGAGCGCGCCTTTGCCGCCGCCGACGTCGAGGTCGCCGCCGTAAACCTGTCGATTGATATGAACGAGCGCGCCGAAACCGCGCTCAGCCTCTATGTGTCCGGGTTGCGTGGCGCCGAGAAAGCCGCCGTCGGCACCCGTGCCCTGTCACGGATGTATGAATTCGAGCGTATCGTGTTGGGCCGCGTTGAAGGCGGAGTCTCTGATCGCGCCGATCTCAATGTGGTACAGAGCAAAATCAACGGTATGCGCTCTGCTGTAGCAACAGCCAAGGACGCCACAGCAACAGCCACCGCCGAGTTGAAAGCGATCACCGGTCAAAGTTTTGCGGAGACCCCGAGCCGCCTACATCTGGCCTCCCCTCCGGAAGCCGGAACCTATTTGACCGTGCTGAAGGCCGAAGCCGAGGCTACCCGCAGTGTGGAACAGGCCAAGATGGAACGCGCCGGCCTGCTGCCCCAGGTCTCTGCGGCGGGCAATGTCACCAGTGACGGGTCCGGTGCGGGGCTGACACTTGATCTGGCCCAGCCCTTTGGCCTTGGCACCCCTGCCGCGCTGAAGGCGATTGAAGCCTCAAAGGAAATTGCCAAACGTCAGGTCTCCGAAGTCGAAGAAGACGCGCGCCGCGACTACAGTCGGCAGATGCAGCGCCTTGCCTCCTATCGCAGGCAAGAGGCCGAAGCCGCAACGCTGGCGCAGACCAGCCGCGAGACCTATCGCCTGTTTCAGGCACAGTTTAAGGCCGGGCAACGCTCGGTCATGGATGTGGTGTCCATCTATGAAGAAGTGGTACGCCGCGAACACGCCCATATCGATGCAAAATACGAAGTCGTTCTGATCCAGCTGGCGCTGGCAAGCGATATGGGACTTTTGGCCGATGGGGACCGGATTTGA
- a CDS encoding Ig-like domain-containing protein produces MSTVGYIVRDMAGTKQHGTSADTPQATIATATAKDISLNLGPSDVESYARRGQDLHITLIDGQVVVLDDFFNTGATGNKNLFLSEEGNFVEVVLEDRTDGMLYASYEPLDLSGKWSAYDDMVFLDVERIEPVVAPLVAPLLGGLGTAGAAAGVVGAAAIVGGGGGGGGGGGAVTPTVDNPDATYPVAGSTTEDVVVSGTGAPGSTVEVTLGTITETVTVKDDGTWVANFPVTNLPPDGSYETTVYVKDPDGTEFNLDGPSVIIDTTPPPIAVNTVEGDDHINYIEVADGVVINGTGEAGASVSVEFQGVTRTTTVADDGTWSVNYSVNEVATGIYSSTIEVTSADSFGNTSTTTHTVDVDTETRVTINTQVGNDHMISGAEQAAGITLTGTAEAGSSVVVTFQGVSRTVTADAQGNWSASYLSSEIATGTYDASVSAVATDTSGNTSSTSTSIPVDTETTASLDAVQAGDNVISAPEATSGVTLTGKAEAGASVAVTLEGTTRTVTADAQGNWSADFASSEIPTGEYDANVSVTATDALGNTASTTGTVRVDTETEVALSNPLAGDNLINAVEANNGLDLTGTAEAGASVVVQLGNATRTVTANAQGQWTASFAGSDIADGTYDTTVTATATDAYGNTASASSQIHVDTTTSVGLDNGQAGGDDVLNGAEAAGGLTLTGTAEAGASVAVTFQGITRTVTADAQGRWSAPYTTGEITPGEYDAPISVTATDAAGNSESTTGTLRVDTSTAVSIDANQAGGDNIVNAAEAQAGVTLTGAAEPGSAVEVTVAGVTRTATVAANGTWSALFEPGALAAGEYNTSVTVSATDAAGNTASASSALRVDTVAGTVALSPDPIEIDDVINAVERADGVEISGTATPGLTVTVGLGAASRQVVADVNGDWATTFPATEIPTGTQSLPITASIIDDAGNTASVSDTVALDTEVVPLTVQPNQTSDDIVNKAEQIAGTTLSGTVEAGSTVAVTIGAITNNATVDASGNWSVTFSDADLPDGTYTATATIRATDAAGNERSTVEQFSVDTEVGAATINTVTESSNGIVRLETLDATDNYSVNTLNPNGTMGSPAASKTVDPIDGTEFRFGTAIPDGTHLVLSRNDAVGNTSSTLVVFDDNATNSGSLDHAALGQFNVDDLNLHYASDVSLTLNESAIKALSGNSDTLTIRGDNNDTITLAGGNAGGTRQIDGETFNVYTIGNDGTTLIVDQDVQVVL; encoded by the coding sequence TGGATGATTTCTTCAACACCGGTGCAACGGGAAATAAAAACCTGTTCCTGAGCGAGGAAGGCAACTTCGTCGAGGTGGTTCTGGAGGACCGTACCGATGGGATGCTCTATGCCAGCTACGAACCGCTAGACCTAAGCGGCAAGTGGAGCGCCTATGATGATATGGTGTTCCTTGACGTGGAACGCATTGAACCAGTTGTTGCGCCTCTCGTAGCACCACTGCTTGGCGGCCTCGGCACCGCCGGCGCGGCGGCCGGTGTTGTCGGTGCAGCTGCCATCGTTGGCGGTGGTGGCGGCGGCGGCGGTGGTGGCGGCGCAGTCACACCAACCGTCGACAACCCCGATGCAACCTATCCCGTCGCCGGATCCACCACCGAAGATGTGGTCGTCAGCGGCACCGGCGCCCCCGGCTCCACCGTCGAGGTAACACTGGGCACAATCACCGAAACCGTCACGGTTAAGGACGACGGCACCTGGGTTGCGAACTTCCCGGTCACCAACCTGCCGCCAGACGGTTCTTACGAGACCACAGTCTACGTAAAGGACCCGGACGGGACCGAATTCAATCTTGATGGCCCTTCGGTCATCATCGACACCACACCGCCGCCGATCGCTGTCAACACCGTCGAGGGCGATGACCACATCAACTATATCGAAGTGGCCGATGGTGTTGTGATCAACGGTACCGGAGAAGCCGGTGCCAGCGTCAGCGTGGAATTCCAGGGCGTGACCCGCACCACGACGGTTGCCGATGACGGCACATGGTCGGTGAACTACAGCGTGAACGAAGTGGCGACGGGCATCTACAGCTCCACCATCGAAGTCACCAGCGCTGATTCCTTTGGCAATACCAGCACCACCACCCACACTGTTGATGTCGACACCGAAACCCGTGTGACCATCAACACCCAAGTGGGCAATGATCACATGATCAGCGGTGCCGAGCAGGCAGCGGGCATCACCCTCACGGGTACCGCCGAAGCCGGGTCAAGTGTTGTGGTGACCTTCCAGGGTGTTAGCCGCACCGTGACGGCTGACGCACAGGGCAACTGGTCGGCCAGCTATCTCAGCTCGGAAATCGCAACCGGCACCTATGACGCAAGCGTCTCTGCCGTGGCGACCGACACCAGCGGCAATACCAGCTCCACCTCAACCTCGATCCCTGTGGACACCGAAACCACGGCGTCTCTCGACGCGGTTCAGGCAGGCGACAATGTAATCTCCGCTCCGGAAGCGACCAGCGGTGTAACCCTGACGGGCAAGGCCGAGGCCGGCGCCAGCGTCGCTGTGACACTTGAGGGGACTACGCGCACCGTGACGGCGGATGCGCAGGGCAACTGGAGTGCGGATTTCGCCAGCAGCGAGATCCCAACCGGCGAATACGATGCCAACGTCTCGGTCACTGCAACCGATGCGCTCGGCAACACAGCCTCCACCACCGGTACCGTCCGTGTAGACACCGAAACCGAGGTGGCACTCAGCAACCCGCTTGCAGGTGACAACCTGATCAACGCGGTCGAGGCCAACAACGGCCTGGATCTGACCGGCACCGCCGAGGCAGGCGCCAGCGTTGTGGTTCAGCTGGGCAATGCAACCCGCACCGTGACGGCCAATGCCCAAGGGCAATGGACGGCGAGCTTTGCCGGGTCCGACATTGCCGATGGGACCTATGACACAACCGTGACAGCGACGGCGACCGATGCCTACGGCAACACGGCTTCGGCCAGCAGCCAGATCCACGTCGACACCACGACCAGCGTTGGCCTCGACAACGGGCAGGCCGGTGGCGATGACGTGCTGAATGGTGCGGAAGCCGCAGGCGGCCTCACCTTGACCGGCACTGCGGAGGCCGGTGCCTCCGTTGCGGTCACCTTCCAAGGCATCACGCGCACAGTGACAGCCGATGCACAGGGCCGCTGGAGCGCGCCTTATACCACCGGCGAAATCACCCCCGGTGAATATGATGCTCCGATCAGCGTCACTGCAACGGACGCCGCCGGAAACAGCGAGAGCACTACAGGCACCCTGCGCGTCGACACCTCGACCGCGGTCAGCATCGATGCCAATCAGGCAGGCGGCGACAATATCGTCAACGCCGCTGAAGCGCAGGCCGGTGTAACTCTTACGGGCGCTGCTGAGCCAGGGTCTGCCGTCGAGGTAACGGTCGCAGGTGTAACCCGGACCGCAACCGTGGCCGCAAATGGCACTTGGAGCGCCCTCTTCGAGCCAGGCGCGCTGGCGGCTGGCGAATACAATACCTCGGTCACAGTGTCGGCAACGGACGCAGCGGGTAACACTGCTTCGGCCTCCTCTGCCCTTCGGGTAGACACCGTTGCAGGCACTGTGGCGCTATCTCCCGACCCGATCGAGATTGACGACGTGATCAACGCCGTTGAACGTGCCGACGGTGTCGAAATCAGTGGCACCGCGACGCCAGGCCTGACCGTGACGGTTGGCCTCGGCGCTGCAAGCCGCCAGGTGGTCGCCGATGTCAACGGCGACTGGGCCACGACCTTCCCGGCGACCGAAATTCCGACAGGCACCCAATCCTTGCCGATTACCGCCTCGATCATTGATGATGCGGGCAACACGGCAAGTGTCTCTGACACCGTTGCACTCGATACCGAAGTGGTACCTTTGACGGTTCAGCCGAACCAGACGTCGGACGACATCGTCAACAAAGCGGAGCAGATCGCGGGCACCACCCTGTCGGGCACGGTTGAGGCTGGCTCTACGGTTGCCGTCACCATCGGCGCGATCACCAATAACGCGACGGTTGATGCCTCCGGGAACTGGAGCGTGACCTTCTCTGATGCGGATCTGCCCGACGGCACCTATACCGCAACGGCCACCATCCGTGCCACAGACGCCGCCGGCAATGAACGCAGCACTGTGGAGCAGTTCTCGGTCGATACCGAAGTTGGCGCCGCGACGATCAACACGGTCACAGAATCGAGCAATGGGATCGTCCGGCTGGAAACGCTGGATGCGACCGACAATTATTCTGTCAATACGCTCAATCCGAATGGCACCATGGGGTCCCCTGCTGCGTCCAAAACCGTCGATCCTATCGACGGAACGGAATTCCGCTTTGGCACTGCTATTCCGGATGGGACGCATCTTGTGCTGTCGCGCAATGACGCGGTCGGCAATACCTCCAGCACGCTCGTGGTCTTTGACGACAATGCGACCAATTCAGGCTCTCTGGATCACGCGGCCCTTGGCCAGTTCAACGTGGACGATCTGAACCTGCACTATGCATCGGATGTCAGCCTGACCCTGAACGAATCCGCTATCAAAGCGCTGTCCGGCAATTCGGACACGCTCACGATCCGGGGCGACAACAACGACACCATCACCCTGGCCGGCGGCAACGCAGGTGGTACCCGTCAGATCGACGGCGAGACCTTCAATGTCTACACCATCGGCAACGATGGCACGACGCTGATTGTCGACCAGGACGTGCAGGTGGTTCTCTGA